gtttttgaaaaaaaaaaaaaaaaaaaaaaaaaaaaaaaaaaaaaaaaaacaattaaaaataataaatgtatattaattatcaaaattatatatatatttagcaaaaagaagaagatatTTTgcaacaaattaaaaattcacaagaatcaaataataataataataatcctcAACTCAGATTTGAACCACTCAAAATTCATAATACAACTGAATTCTTTAAACAAGTTAGAAGTCAAGCACAACCATCTAGTACTAAtgctactactactactactacttctAATATAACGCAAAatgaaacattaaaaaaagaataaatatatttataaataaaaactcttgtaaattaaataatatggtatgataataaattaaaattattacctTTACTTGTAGATAAATAACCCGATATTTATACAagtttaaaaacaaaaacaaaaaataaaaaaaaaaaaaaaaatagaattcgcctataattaaaagaaattgttttaaatataattttaaaaatctattaTGATATATAATcggactttttttttatttttttttatttttatttatttatgttagtttattgatttaaatttataatttattgttATACTGATTCTTCACccatattatttgttgtagCGGTCGttgtggtagtagtggtcaAATCATTTCTGGAATCAGTTGATACAGATATACTAATTAATAAAGGTTTTGATTCTTGAGTTtgaaataaatctaaaaccaattttatactaaaaaacataaataaaCTCCATATTATGAATAAAACTGTAAATAATATTCTAAAAGGGTatgatatattaaatttattattattaccaatttctaaaaattggCAAATATCGTATGAAGACATAAAAAATGATACTTCTGATAAGGTgcaatacttttttttttttttttttttattatttacataaaaaaaaaataataattttaatagttttaataattttaataataataaataaatgatatttaCCAATACtagaaatgatttttttaaagttttaattccAAATAATCCAATTATAATTGTTACTATTTCTATAGCCATATTAcatattgataaaaatgaaaagaaacaCCAAGGTATCCTTAAtagtatcattattaaaaataaccattttaatttgtatattactttttctaattctgttaattcattataattttcacattcaaataatgataaatcaccaccaatcattataaatatattattattattattattatttttattttattttattttttattttttattttttttttattttattttattttattttatttatttatttattttataaacgGAAAAATTTAGTTTTCATCATatatatagttttatttttcattatataatttaatatatttttttttgttcttttttaaattacttaatattattattgactTGGaatgtgtaaaaaaaaaaaaaaaaataaaaaaaaaaaaaaaaatataatataatttttttttaaaaattgaatgaaataaataaataaatatttttttttcttgttattttaaatacTCATCGTTcattagaaaaaaattattacaataataaCCAAAACAGATGGTTATAGATTTTATATtgccttttttttatttagatttttattattattttattttatatttttttaattttattttttttaaagatttagttggtgtaaaaaaaaaaaaaataaaaaaaaaataataataaaaataataaaaaggatggattaaaaaaaggaattggTGTTTTTGATTTGGCcaaatcaaataatcaaaaatcataaatttaaaaaaaaaaaaaaaaattaaaataaaaaattaaaaataaatctttttttatttttttttttttttttttttttttttttttttttttcaaaaacagTGAAAAAAAACGAGTCGGTTttggaatttttaattttttttttttttttttttttttttttacatttttatttttttattaatattattattattattatttttttttgacgaaaacatttaaatagatttttttgtctataaaaaaaaaattaaaatgaatttaaataaaaataataacagtgTTGAAGATAGTGTTAGTagtgatttaattgatttagaaTGTACATTCGAATCAATGGGTTTGGATAATAGAATCCTTAGAGCATTAAAAAAGATGGGATTCCAAAATCCAAGTCTTGTacaatcaaaatcaattccaCTCTCATTACAAGGTAAAGATATTTTAGCAAAAGCTAGAACTGGTTCTGGTAAAACTGCTGCATATTCAATCCCAATTAttcaaaaagttttaatgGCAAAAGAAGTAAgtgtttaatttaataaattaataaattaataaattaataataataataataataataataataataataataataataataataataataataataataataataataataataataataatactaatttttattttttatttttattatttcatttttagaaatcaaatattaaaggTGTTAAAGCAGTTGTATTAGTACCAACTAGAGAATTATGTGAACAAGTTAAGAATCATTTTAATCAAGTTTCATATTATTGTCAACAATTAGTATCAGTAGTACAATTAGGTAATGATAAGACATTGGATGAACAAAAAGGTTTACTTCGTGATATTCCAGATGTTATAGTTAGTACACCAACAAGATTAGTACAACATTTAGAGAATAAAACCATTCAATTACAATCAACATTAGATATATTAGTAATTGATGAAGCtgatttagttttaaattatggtcatcaaaatgatattaacataattaaatcatttttaccaAAAGTTTGTCAATGCTTTTTAATGTCTGCAACATTAACTAAAGAagttgaagaattaaaaaaattagtattacATACTCCAGCcgttttaaaattagaagaAGATAAAGCAATTCAAACTAATTTATCAGAATATTCAATTAAGTaagtaataattaaaattaatattaatattaatatatattaatatatattaatattatttttaattttttatttatttagatgTGCAGAAGTTGATAAATTCTTATtagtattttcattattaagaTTAAGATTAATGCAAGgaaaaattttattctttgtaaatgatacaaataattgttataaattgaaattattctTTGAAAGATTTCATATTAAATGTGCAGTTTTAAATTCAGAATTACCAATTAACTCTAGACATGATATcattttacaatttaataaaggtTTATTCGATTATTTAATTGCAACTGATGAATCTTTTAAATctgattcaaataaaaaagaagaacaagaattagaagataatgaaaatgaggatgatgatgatgatgatgatgaaatgaCTGATgttaaaaaagaagatgatgaagaaaatgaagatgaagaagaaaatgatgaagaaaatgaagaagatgaagaaaatgaagaagatgaagaagatgaagaaaatgaagaagatgatgatgaagaagaaaatgaagaagatgatgataaaaaaaataaaaataaaaaaataaataattcaaaaggTGATAAAGAATATGGTGTAGCAAGAGGTATTGATTTTAGaaatgttgatattgttgtaaATTTCGATTTTCcaagaacaattaaaaattatattcatcGTATTGGTAGAACCGCTAGAGGTACAAATAAGGGTATTGCATTATCATTTGTAACTTATCATAATGAAGAACTCTTAAAAAAAGTATCAAAGACTAGAGGCGATGCAGGATACAATCTTAAACCATTCGAATTTAAAATGAATGCAATTGAAGGTTTCAGATATAGAGTTGAAGATGTACTTAGAACTATTGGTATTCGTGCAATTAAAGAAGCCAAGAAAACTGAATTAAAACAAGAACTTTTAAATAAcgagaaattaaaatctcACTTTTCAGAGAATCCACAAGATCTTTTAGCTTTAAAACATGATACTAccttaattaaaaaacaagtCCCACTTCATTTACGTGTTGTTCCAGAGTACCTCTTACCAACACAATTCAAAAATCATGCCGATCAAAAATTGGAAATCATTCCATCAAGACCACAATCTGGTCATCATGGTACAACCGGTAGAAGTTTAGgtgttaataaaaaacttgagcaaaagaaaagaaagaaagatatcttaaaaactttatcaattaaaaagaatacaACTCTCACTGGTGAAGAATTGGCTCAAGCTCGTTCTAAATCACTcattaaaagattaaaaattaaagaaggtAATATCTCTGCTGATGGTTCTTATAAAACTGTTAAAGTTCAAAAGAAAGgtgcaaataataatagaagaAAACTTATtgttgattaattaatttaaaaaaaaaaaaaaaaaaaaaaaaaaaataataataattttttaaaaaaaaaacacactcCCACATACACACACACTCTCTCtcaatatatattatttttctcatattaaattttacaaataaataaataaaaaatttaaaaaaaaaaaaaaaaaaaaaaaaaaaaaaaaaaaaaaacacacataTATGATATagagtttattattattatttatttgttatttatttattatttaattataaattttggTTCAccagaattaattgaaatttgaaatgattttacatgattaaattgatttaatttaaataattgtataattgaagattcaaattctttaaaattataagaATCAGTtgtttcatcaatttcaaagtaatcaccatttaaaaagatgaaataatgattaattcttttattattttccaataaatatttaattagttgtattgattttatatcTTGTAAGAAAATTCTAGTTattgattcattttcaataatcattgaaaataaaacttcTAATAGTTGTggaatttcatttaatacccaatttacattttcattcatttgtgttacaattgaaattgatttcaaacttttactaattttaattaattctttatatttattccaatgtttaataaataattctattttttcatttgttaataaattattattaaattctttaattttactattaaattctatttctttattattattattattataatttaataataaatttggaaacatttgaaaaaactttgaaataaatgattgaaaattcattgaaataattaaactttttaaatttggaaataattttaaagaataatataatgtagtaattgttgaatcttctaatataaaaatattaacttttgaaaaaccaatacttttattattattattattattattattaatattattatttgattttaataatttaaaagttttataaaaatttaaaataatttttgaaaatccaATTTCAATTACTTTAATTGgtctatttaaattatataatgattttattaaatattggaaatcagttgaattattttgataaCTAAATGTGAAATCATAAATTGAGGTAATATTACTATCATCTCCTattaaatattcttttttattattattataattactactattattattattattattattattattattattattattattattattattattattattattattattattattattattattatttaaggtttcattattaattctttgaacaatatgtttaaataatgatatatttttaaatttaattcctttaattataattttatccatttttgagaatgataaattattaattattattctttttaaattcttaaataaactaatatcaataattaattgatttaataaattaactaACTTTACTAAGTCATCTTCTGTAATTAATGGTTTATTAtatccatttttaaatttttctgtatttaattttaaatattttattgaatcattattaattattgaataattattatttttattattattattaattaattcatttaatttaattattaatgatttataatctaaatttggattatttttataatagaaatcaattgatacatttagatttaatttcatataTTTAAACCATTCCCAACATactaatgaaattttatcaatatcaattggTTGTGTTGGTTTACGTGAAAATAGATCATTTGgtattggtggtgttggaTATGATGATGtatatgatttaatt
This region of Dictyostelium discoideum AX4 chromosome 3 chromosome, whole genome shotgun sequence genomic DNA includes:
- the ddx56 gene encoding DEAD/DEAH box helicase; this encodes MNLNKNNNSVEDSVSSDLIDLECTFESMGLDNRILRALKKMGFQNPSLVQSKSIPLSLQGKDILAKARTGSGKTAAYSIPIIQKVLMAKEKSNIKGVKAVVLVPTRELCEQVKNHFNQVSYYCQQLVSVVQLGNDKTLDEQKGLLRDIPDVIVSTPTRLVQHLENKTIQLQSTLDILVIDEADLVLNYGHQNDINIIKSFLPKVCQCFLMSATLTKEVEELKKLVLHTPAVLKLEEDKAIQTNLSEYSIKCAEVDKFLLVFSLLRLRLMQGKILFFVNDTNNCYKLKLFFERFHIKCAVLNSELPINSRHDIILQFNKGLFDYLIATDESFKSDSNKKEEQELEDNENEDDDDDDDEMTDVKKEDDEENEDEEENDEENEEDEENEEDEEDEENEEDDDEEENEEDDDKKNKNKKINNSKGDKEYGVARGIDFRNVDIVVNFDFPRTIKNYIHRIGRTARGTNKGIALSFVTYHNEELLKKVSKTRGDAGYNLKPFEFKMNAIEGFRYRVEDVLRTIGIRAIKEAKKTELKQELLNNEKLKSHFSENPQDLLALKHDTTLIKKQVPLHLRVVPEYLLPTQFKNHADQKLEIIPSRPQSGHHGTTGRSLGVNKKLEQKKRKKDILKTLSIKKNTTLTGEELAQARSKSLIKRLKIKEGNISADGSYKTVKVQKKGANNNRRKLIVD